Proteins encoded within one genomic window of Etheostoma cragini isolate CJK2018 chromosome 21, CSU_Ecrag_1.0, whole genome shotgun sequence:
- the si:ch211-141o9.10 gene encoding probable endonuclease 4 isoform X2 — MGPKKRRARKRRSEEALGGEKQREGKEMEVEERGDGRRKNRCNNKYIGAHVGIQGGIWKAVGSCTEMGGSSFALFLGSQRSWKRPALDHTAAAKFREQCSLQEYDPAHILPHGSYLMNCGSPKEDVFEKSQALLVDELSRCSLLGLNLYNFHPGSSLGSITTEQCVEKIAGSINHAHQQTPAVVTGYDVAVEGGVKAMLDEFDQEVGLHYLKAVHLNDSKGKLGCHLDRHEDIGKGHIGISAFQDIVNEPRLDNIPLILETPGRPGFGYAEQIELLYSLCKKK, encoded by the exons ATGGGTCCGAAAAAGCGAAGAGCAAGGAAAAGGAGATCCGAGGAGGCTTTGGGAGgagaaaagcagagagagggCAAGGAGATGGAGGTTGAGGAGAGAGGAGACGGGAGGAGAAAGAACCGCTgtaataacaaatacattggAGCTCATGTTGGAATTCAAG GTGGGATATGGAAAGCAGTGGGGTCCTGCACAGAGATGGGTGGCAGCAGTTTCGCTCTGTTTCTGGGCTCCCAACGGTCATGGAAGAGGCCTGCACTGGACCACACAGCTGCAGCCAAGTTTCGGGAGCAATGTTCTCTACAGGAGTATGACCCAGCTCACATCCTGCCTCATGGGTCCTACCTGATGAACTGTGGATCTCCTAAAGAGG ATGTGTTTGAGAAGAGCCAGGCCCTGCTGGTGGACGAGCTCAGCCGCTGCAGCCTCCTGGGCCTCAACCTCTACAACTTCCACCCTGGTTCTTCCCTGGGCTCCATCACCACTGAGCAGTGTGTGGAGAAGATAGCAGGATCTATTAATCATGCTCACCAGCAAACACCTGCTGTGGTTACAG GATATGATGTGGCTGTAGAGGGAGGAGTGAAGGCCATGCTTGATGAGTTTGATCAGGAAGTGGGGCTCCACTATCTTAAAGCCGTCCATCTCAATGACTCCAAAG gTAAACTAGGCTGCCACCTCGATCGCCATGAAGACATTGGTAAAGGTCACATCGGAATCTCTGCTTTCCAAGACATTGTCAATGAGCCCAGACTGGACAACATCCCTCTGATACTGGAGACACCAGGACG GCCAGGGTTCGGATATGCTGAGCAGATTGAACTTCTCTATTCCCTCTGTAAGAAAAAATAG
- the si:ch211-141o9.10 gene encoding probable endonuclease 4 isoform X1 — MGPKKRRARKRRSEEALGGEKQREGKEMEVEERGDGRRKNRCNNKYIGAHVGIQGGIWKAVGSCTEMGGSSFALFLGSQRSWKRPALDHTAAAKFREQCSLQEYDPAHILPHGSYLMNCGSPKEDVFEKSQALLVDELSRCSLLGLNLYNFHPGSSLGSITTEQCVEKIAGSINHAHQQTPAVVTVLENMSGQGSTVGGKFSELKSIIDKVRDQTRVGVCLDTCHAYAAGYDVAVEGGVKAMLDEFDQEVGLHYLKAVHLNDSKGKLGCHLDRHEDIGKGHIGISAFQDIVNEPRLDNIPLILETPGRPGFGYAEQIELLYSLCKKK, encoded by the exons ATGGGTCCGAAAAAGCGAAGAGCAAGGAAAAGGAGATCCGAGGAGGCTTTGGGAGgagaaaagcagagagagggCAAGGAGATGGAGGTTGAGGAGAGAGGAGACGGGAGGAGAAAGAACCGCTgtaataacaaatacattggAGCTCATGTTGGAATTCAAG GTGGGATATGGAAAGCAGTGGGGTCCTGCACAGAGATGGGTGGCAGCAGTTTCGCTCTGTTTCTGGGCTCCCAACGGTCATGGAAGAGGCCTGCACTGGACCACACAGCTGCAGCCAAGTTTCGGGAGCAATGTTCTCTACAGGAGTATGACCCAGCTCACATCCTGCCTCATGGGTCCTACCTGATGAACTGTGGATCTCCTAAAGAGG ATGTGTTTGAGAAGAGCCAGGCCCTGCTGGTGGACGAGCTCAGCCGCTGCAGCCTCCTGGGCCTCAACCTCTACAACTTCCACCCTGGTTCTTCCCTGGGCTCCATCACCACTGAGCAGTGTGTGGAGAAGATAGCAGGATCTATTAATCATGCTCACCAGCAAACACCTGCTGTGGTTACAG TGTTGGAGAACATGAGTGGTCAGGGCAGTACGGTGGGTGGAAAGTTCTCTGAGCTAAAGAGCATCATAGACAAAGTGAGAGACCAGACCAGAGTAGGAGTGTGTCTGGATACCTGCCATGCCTACGCAGCAG GATATGATGTGGCTGTAGAGGGAGGAGTGAAGGCCATGCTTGATGAGTTTGATCAGGAAGTGGGGCTCCACTATCTTAAAGCCGTCCATCTCAATGACTCCAAAG gTAAACTAGGCTGCCACCTCGATCGCCATGAAGACATTGGTAAAGGTCACATCGGAATCTCTGCTTTCCAAGACATTGTCAATGAGCCCAGACTGGACAACATCCCTCTGATACTGGAGACACCAGGACG GCCAGGGTTCGGATATGCTGAGCAGATTGAACTTCTCTATTCCCTCTGTAAGAAAAAATAG